Proteins encoded together in one Juglans regia cultivar Chandler chromosome 9, Walnut 2.0, whole genome shotgun sequence window:
- the LOC108996600 gene encoding cytochrome P450 CYP72A219-like, with product MFMFNIMEITFSMIVLSIITILVLRSAWRALRWVWLKPKKLERHLREQGFGGNSYRILFGDLKESSRVINEARSMPMNFTHDIAPRAFPFFHQSLKSYGKNFFIWIGTTPMVNIMNPEQLKDILSKNYSFRKPDANPLAKLLATGLASYDAEKWAKHRRIINPAFHLEKLKNVLPGFHQSCNDMISKWGSLVSKETGLVELDVWPYLQNLSSDVISRAAFGSSYEEGRMIFELQRELAELAIKSVQSIYIPGWRFLPTKTNKRMKEIDRQIQASLKSIINKRENATKVGGAINEDLLGILVESNLKEIQENENNKNIGMSLKDVIEECKLFYFAGQETTSVLLVWTMVLLSKYPNWQARAREEVLHVFGKEKPDLDGLNHLKVVTMILYEVLRLYPPVVALNRVVHEDTKLGSLSLPAGVQVFVLIILIHHDRELWGDDADEFKPERFSDGVLKATKGQVSFFPFGWGPRICIGQNFAMIEAKMALSIILQRFYFELSPSYTHAPSTLITLQPQYGAHIILHSVK from the exons ATGTTTATGTTCAACATTATGGAAATCACATTTTCCATGATTGTGCTGTCCATTATAACCATTTTGGTACTCAGATCAGCATGGAGAGCGCTGAGATGGGTGTGGCTGAAGCCAAAGAAGCTGGAGAGGCATCTGAGAGAGCAAGGTTTTGGTGGCAACTCTTACCGGATTTTGTTTGGAGACTTGAAGGAGAGCTCTCGGGTGATAAATGAAGCCAGATCTATGCCAATGAACTTCACCCATGACATTGCACCACGCGCCTTTCCCTTCTTCCATCAAAGTTTGAAGAGTTATG GTAAGAACTTCTTTATATGGATTGGCACGACACCAATGGTGAACATTATGAACCCAGAACAATTAAAAGATATACTCTCCAAGAACTACAGCTTTCGAAAACCAGATGCAAATCCACTTGCAAAATTGCTGGCAACCGGACTTGCAAGTTATGATGCTGAGAAATGGGCTAAACATAGAAGGATTATCAATCCAGCATTCCATCTAGAGAAGTTGAag AATGTGTTACCAGGATTTCATCAGAGTTGCAACGACATGATTAGCAAATGGGGAAGTTTGGTCAGTAAAGAGACTGGATTGGTGGAGTTGGACGTATGGCCTTATCTACAAAACTTGTCAAGTGATGTAATTTCGCGCGCAGCATTCGGGAGTAGCTACGAAGAAGGGAGAATGATTTTCGAACTCCAAAGAGAGCTAGCAGAGCTTGCAATCAAATCAGTACAGTCTATTTACATTCCAGGATGGAG GTTTCTGCCAACTAAAACTAACAAGAGGATGAAGGAAATTGATAGACAAATACAAGCATCGCTCAAAAGCATTATCAACAAAAGAGAGAATGCAACAAAAGTAGGGGGAGCTATAAATGAGGACTTATTGGGTATACTTGTGGAGTCAAACTTgaaagaaattcaagaaaacgAGAACAATAAGAACATCGGAATGAGTCTTAAGGACGTCATAGAGGAATGCAAACTATTTTACTTTGCCGGGCAAGAGACCACCTCTGTTTTGCTCGTTTGGACAATGGTTCTGCTGAGTAAGTATCCAAATTGGCAAGCACGTGCAAGAGAAGAAGTTTTACATGTTTTTGGCAAAGAGAAACCAGACCTGGATGGATTAAATCATCTAAAAGTT GTGACCATGATATTGTATGAGGTTCTAAGACTATACCCACCTGTAGTTGCTTTGAATCGAGTCGTTCATGAGGATACAAAACTTGGAAGTTTGTCTTTACCAGCTGGAGTTCAAGTCTTCGTACTGATCATCCTCATCCATCATGATCGTGAACTCTGGGGAGATGATGCAGATGAGTTCAAACCAGAGAGGTTCTCTGATGGAGTCTTGAAGGCCACAAAGGGCCAAGTTTCCTTTTTTCCGTTCGGATGGGGACCTCGGATATGCATTGGACAAAACTTTGCTATGATTGAAGCTAAAATGGCTCTCTCAATCATTCTACAACGCTTCTATTTCGAGCTTTCCCCCTCCTATACTCATGCTCCTTCCACTCTTATTACTCTTCAACCACAATATGGTGCTCATATCATTCTGCATTCTGTTAAATAG